One genomic segment of Desulfomicrobium sp. ZS1 includes these proteins:
- a CDS encoding NlpC/P60 family protein has translation MTVRKDLALLCPVTLESSFLVFVCLLFLGVGCAPKTVIQPVVIPPSPHTVRDASVSEILLSQFEAWKGVRHRIGGTDRQGVDCSGLVQAIFREAFHVTLPRTSRDQIRVGQRVEAKEMRPGDLVYFLDKGGDHIGVLVAQRTFLHASASRGVILSTLDTYWWPRLKRVQRVLS, from the coding sequence ATGACTGTCCGCAAAGACCTTGCATTACTTTGCCCCGTGACCCTTGAGTCTTCCTTCCTGGTCTTTGTCTGTCTGCTTTTTCTGGGGGTCGGCTGCGCACCCAAGACCGTGATTCAACCTGTCGTGATCCCGCCTTCTCCGCACACTGTCCGTGACGCGTCGGTTTCTGAAATTTTGTTGTCCCAGTTTGAGGCATGGAAAGGCGTACGGCATCGAATCGGCGGTACGGACCGGCAGGGAGTGGATTGCTCGGGGCTGGTGCAGGCGATTTTCCGGGAGGCGTTTCACGTAACGCTACCCCGGACTTCCCGGGATCAGATTCGGGTGGGCCAACGGGTCGAAGCCAAAGAGATGCGGCCCGGAGACCTGGTCTATTTTCTGGACAAGGGCGGTGATCATATCGGCGTGCTTGTGGCGCAAAGAACATTTTTGCACGCGTCGGCGAGCCGGGGCGTGATACTCTCAACCCTTGACACCTACTGGTGGCCGAGACTCAAGCGGGTGCAGCGCGTCCTGTCCTGA
- a CDS encoding peptidylprolyl isomerase has protein sequence MTLVAGTKVLVHYTGTLDDGTQFDSSRERDPLEITLGQDMVIPGFEKAIVDLEPGQSVTVTIPEEEAYGPHNEEMVIRVPKASFPPEIVPTVGEQLVLRSPDGNELPALIVDVDDDEATLDANHPLAGFALTFEIELISVG, from the coding sequence ATGACACTTGTAGCTGGAACCAAAGTACTGGTTCATTACACGGGCACGCTCGACGACGGCACCCAGTTCGACTCCTCCCGGGAACGTGACCCCCTGGAAATCACTCTTGGCCAAGATATGGTCATCCCCGGCTTTGAAAAAGCCATCGTCGACCTTGAGCCCGGCCAGAGCGTGACCGTGACCATCCCGGAGGAAGAGGCCTACGGCCCGCACAATGAAGAAATGGTCATCCGCGTCCCCAAGGCGTCCTTCCCCCCGGAAATTGTCCCCACCGTCGGAGAACAGCTTGTGCTGCGCTCCCCCGACGGCAACGAACTCCCGGCCCTCATCGTCGATGTCGATGACGACGAGGCGACCCTGGACGCCAACCACCCCCTGGCCGGATTCGCCCTGACCTTTGAGATCGAACTGATCAGCGTCGGCTGA
- a CDS encoding DEAD/DEAH box helicase, with the protein MSHSDEARIQRIVHNFLSDNIPEHIRDGAQYLIADGGIQKIDIRRDEDSWDVEGQIQGDDFQTYSSELGINLDQGTINSYCNCQDSFSGICRHVAATALGLLSKLDVKREVETQPIKSEWKQSFRYFFSTALEPEPGHHYFIYRFFAETGRLQVEFFRARQNKSGLSTVQNPVTVEQIIRNPDWCEISPELPKVCEQIGQYLDYYGHRVEIPFGLMTWFFWAIKNEYYQLWEESEQPVRIESTPMRLQLKPKFTDDGLSFDIMLGREGKVPFSILNQNVSFYGHLPLWVCLKHSFYPVQTGLRPSLIQELVISPPVIPHADISEFLDRVWTQIPASDLHGQEEFLERMQPIFVPANYNPKLFLNEEGSLLTLEVQNIYETEHGDISLPGPNQDLQTGSYQFEGKSFLIRRDQEEEEALLTTLMDMNFQPRSSAMWFLEPEEAITFLLDAYPKLVEAYRVYGEKDLARYKVRLTPPNVVATVETQEEDKWFNLEINVEYDDISVPIDKIWKAWTQGKRYVQLKDGSYTSLPESWLEKLGHKLIALGLDPEKPPKKRFENFEAPVLDKILEDIPETTSDGFWDTLRDKINDFQEIKQVEKPKGVDATLRPYQLQGVSYLNFLREYHFGGILADEMGLGKTIQTLTFLQYMKEQGHTGPNLIIVPTSVLPNWEREAQKFVPDMKRLVIYGARRENLFKKIESSELIITTYALLRRDLDELLKFEFNAVILDEAQNIKNPNTITARSVRKMQARFRLCLSGTPIENTLLELWSLFEFLMPGFLGSQASFQKGFVKPIKDGDDDSLGYLKARVKPFILRRTKNEVAKDLPPKIENIYYSALLDDQRDLYSALAKKLKEQVLQDVDEKGIGQSQISILDALLKLRQICCHPRLLKLDMPGFNANLSSGKFEAFKDLVTTIIDDGHKVLVFSQFVQMLHIIRNWLHMVEIPFCYLDGTSKDRFEQVDKFNNTPEIPIFLISLKAGGTGLNLTAADYVIHYDPWWNPAVEDQATDRTHRIGQTRQVFAYKMICENTVEEKILKLQESKKGIADSIIPGQSAWKSLTRSDLEMLFEI; encoded by the coding sequence ATGTCCCACTCTGACGAAGCACGCATCCAGCGTATCGTGCACAATTTTTTGTCTGACAATATTCCCGAGCACATCCGCGACGGAGCCCAATATCTTATTGCCGACGGTGGCATACAGAAAATCGACATCCGACGGGACGAAGACTCCTGGGATGTGGAAGGGCAGATCCAGGGCGACGATTTCCAGACCTATTCCTCAGAACTGGGCATCAACCTCGACCAGGGCACCATCAATTCCTACTGCAACTGCCAGGATTCATTTTCCGGCATCTGCCGCCATGTCGCGGCCACGGCCCTGGGGCTCCTCTCCAAGCTCGACGTCAAACGCGAAGTGGAGACGCAGCCCATCAAATCCGAATGGAAACAGAGCTTCCGCTATTTCTTTTCCACCGCCCTGGAGCCGGAACCGGGCCATCATTATTTCATCTACCGCTTTTTTGCCGAGACCGGGCGGCTGCAGGTCGAATTCTTTCGCGCCCGCCAGAACAAATCCGGCCTGTCCACGGTCCAGAACCCCGTGACCGTGGAACAAATCATCCGCAACCCGGACTGGTGCGAGATATCACCCGAACTGCCCAAGGTCTGTGAACAGATCGGACAATACCTGGACTATTACGGACACCGGGTGGAGATCCCGTTTGGCCTCATGACCTGGTTCTTCTGGGCCATCAAGAACGAATACTACCAGCTATGGGAAGAATCCGAGCAGCCCGTGCGCATCGAAAGCACGCCCATGCGCCTGCAACTGAAGCCCAAATTCACGGACGACGGATTATCCTTCGACATCATGCTCGGCCGCGAGGGCAAGGTGCCCTTCTCCATCCTGAACCAAAACGTGTCCTTTTACGGCCACCTGCCCCTGTGGGTCTGTCTCAAGCACAGCTTCTACCCGGTGCAGACCGGACTGCGCCCGAGCCTGATTCAGGAGCTTGTGATCTCGCCCCCGGTCATCCCACATGCGGACATCTCCGAATTCCTGGACCGCGTCTGGACCCAGATTCCGGCTTCGGACCTGCACGGCCAGGAGGAATTCCTGGAACGCATGCAGCCCATTTTCGTGCCCGCGAACTACAATCCCAAGCTTTTCCTGAACGAGGAAGGCAGCCTGCTGACGCTCGAAGTCCAAAACATCTACGAGACCGAACACGGCGACATCTCCCTGCCCGGCCCCAACCAGGACCTGCAGACCGGCAGCTACCAGTTCGAGGGCAAATCCTTCCTCATCCGCCGCGACCAGGAGGAAGAGGAAGCGCTCTTGACCACCCTCATGGACATGAACTTTCAGCCCAGAAGCAGCGCCATGTGGTTCCTGGAACCCGAGGAAGCCATCACCTTCCTGCTCGACGCCTATCCCAAGCTGGTCGAGGCCTACCGCGTCTACGGCGAAAAGGATCTGGCCCGCTACAAGGTTCGCCTGACCCCGCCCAACGTGGTGGCCACTGTGGAGACGCAGGAAGAGGACAAGTGGTTCAACCTGGAGATAAACGTCGAGTACGACGACATCTCCGTACCCATCGACAAGATCTGGAAGGCCTGGACCCAGGGCAAGCGCTATGTGCAATTAAAGGACGGCTCCTACACCAGTTTGCCTGAATCGTGGCTCGAAAAGCTCGGGCACAAGCTCATCGCCCTTGGCCTTGATCCGGAAAAGCCACCCAAGAAGCGTTTCGAGAATTTCGAGGCCCCGGTCCTGGACAAGATCCTCGAAGACATCCCCGAGACCACCTCCGATGGATTCTGGGACACGCTGCGCGACAAGATCAACGATTTCCAAGAGATCAAACAAGTTGAAAAACCAAAGGGCGTGGACGCAACCCTGCGTCCCTATCAGCTGCAGGGCGTCAGTTACCTCAATTTCCTGCGCGAATACCACTTCGGCGGCATCCTGGCCGACGAGATGGGTCTGGGCAAGACCATCCAGACCCTGACCTTTCTGCAATACATGAAGGAGCAGGGTCACACAGGCCCGAACCTCATCATCGTGCCGACCTCGGTATTGCCCAACTGGGAGCGCGAGGCGCAGAAATTCGTGCCGGACATGAAGCGTCTGGTCATCTATGGCGCGCGGCGAGAAAACCTCTTCAAAAAGATCGAGTCTTCTGAGCTGATCATCACCACCTATGCGCTCCTGCGCCGGGATCTGGACGAGCTTCTCAAATTCGAATTCAACGCCGTCATCCTGGACGAAGCCCAAAACATCAAGAACCCGAACACCATCACCGCCAGAAGCGTGCGCAAGATGCAGGCCCGCTTCCGGCTCTGCCTGTCGGGCACGCCTATCGAGAACACGCTCCTTGAGCTGTGGTCCCTGTTCGAGTTCCTCATGCCTGGCTTCCTGGGCTCCCAGGCGTCCTTCCAGAAGGGCTTCGTCAAGCCCATCAAGGACGGCGACGACGACAGTCTCGGGTACCTCAAAGCCCGGGTCAAACCCTTCATCCTGCGCCGCACCAAGAACGAGGTCGCCAAGGATCTGCCGCCCAAGATCGAAAACATCTACTACTCCGCCCTGCTGGACGATCAGCGCGATCTCTACTCGGCCCTGGCCAAGAAACTCAAAGAGCAGGTCCTGCAGGACGTGGACGAGAAGGGCATCGGCCAGAGCCAGATATCCATCCTGGACGCGCTTTTGAAGCTGCGTCAGATCTGCTGCCACCCGAGGCTTTTGAAGCTCGACATGCCCGGCTTCAACGCCAACCTGTCCTCGGGCAAATTCGAAGCCTTCAAGGATCTGGTCACCACCATCATCGACGACGGGCACAAGGTGCTGGTCTTCTCGCAGTTTGTGCAGATGCTGCATATCATCCGCAACTGGCTGCACATGGTCGAGATCCCCTTCTGCTACCTGGACGGCACATCAAAGGACCGCTTCGAACAGGTCGACAAGTTCAACAACACGCCCGAGATCCCCATCTTCCTGATCTCACTCAAGGCGGGCGGCACAGGCCTGAACCTGACCGCGGCTGATTACGTCATCCACTACGATCCGTGGTGGAACCCGGCCGTGGAAGACCAGGCCACCGACCGTACGCACCGCATCGGCCAGACGCGCCAGGTCTTCGCCTACAAGATGATTTGCGAAAACACGGTCGAGGAAAAAATCCTCAAGCTCCAGGAATCGAAAAAAGGTATCGCCGACTCCATCATCCCCGGTCAGTCGGCCTGGAAGAGCCTGACCCGCTCCGATCTGGAAATGCTCTTCGAAATCTAG
- a CDS encoding bifunctional (p)ppGpp synthetase/guanosine-3',5'-bis(diphosphate) 3'-pyrophosphohydrolase: MIRITDILDQASTYLSPLDVALIQKAYVFSAAAHAGQIRLSGEPYLSHPLEVSNILVDLRLDAATIVAGLLHDTVEDTEVSIPQIVELFGPEVGAIVEGVTKISKMNFESKEQAQAENIRKMILAMADDIRVILVKLADRLHNISTLEFQKEYKQRAIAQETLGIYAPLANRLGLYRIKVQLENYGLRYMKPDVYAQISEGINRYQDQGQAYIDKVSAMIQDVLAENEINGRVKGRIKHVYSIYHKMKQRGLTLDQIFDMIAFRVIVNNLRECYTVLGLVHSLWKPVPGKFKDYISMPKANMYQSLHSTVIGPEGERIEIQIRTEEMHQLAENGVAAHWSYKEHGSKKAQEADRFSWLRQILDWQGDLKDSRDFMSTLSLDLFQDEVYVFTPRGQVKELPEGGTPVDFAYLIHTEVGNHCAGAKVNGRIVPLNTPLKNGDTVEIITDASRNPSRDWLQFVKSGKARSRIKHWIGTEERARSLSLAKELLEKEGRRMGINVAKAIKNGDFDPVVKEFSFRQLDDLFSAVGHGRITARQVLRKLLPKEEQKPEERKTTGPGAPQTKPQDPDSISIQGVDGVLIRYAQCCNPLPGDPIVGYISRGLGVTVHTQDCPNVANMEPERLLDVSWGGQEETKPLPAKIKVLCKNQRGVLGLVSGLLAKEGINIDSGKFTSAVDGMSELDFVIEVKTTTQLYAIIEKLRNLEAVQEVTRSSAG, encoded by the coding sequence ATGATTCGCATAACCGACATTCTGGACCAGGCGTCCACATATCTCTCACCGCTGGACGTGGCGCTTATCCAGAAGGCTTATGTATTTTCCGCCGCCGCCCATGCCGGTCAGATCCGGCTTTCCGGCGAGCCCTATCTTTCTCATCCTTTGGAAGTAAGCAATATTTTAGTGGATTTGCGACTGGACGCGGCTACCATCGTGGCCGGCTTGCTGCATGACACCGTGGAGGACACCGAGGTCTCCATCCCCCAGATCGTCGAATTGTTTGGGCCGGAGGTCGGCGCCATTGTCGAGGGCGTGACCAAGATCAGCAAGATGAACTTCGAGTCCAAGGAGCAGGCTCAGGCCGAAAACATCCGCAAGATGATCCTGGCCATGGCCGACGATATCCGGGTCATCCTGGTCAAGCTGGCCGACCGCCTGCACAACATCTCCACCCTTGAATTCCAGAAGGAATACAAACAGCGCGCCATTGCCCAGGAAACTTTGGGCATCTATGCGCCGCTGGCCAACCGTCTGGGCCTGTACCGCATCAAGGTGCAGCTCGAAAATTACGGCCTCAGATATATGAAGCCCGACGTGTACGCCCAGATTTCCGAGGGAATCAACCGCTACCAGGATCAAGGCCAGGCCTATATCGACAAGGTCAGCGCCATGATTCAGGATGTGCTCGCGGAAAATGAGATCAATGGACGGGTCAAGGGTCGCATCAAGCATGTCTATTCCATCTACCACAAGATGAAACAGCGCGGGCTGACCCTGGACCAGATTTTCGACATGATCGCCTTTCGAGTCATCGTGAACAATCTGCGGGAATGCTACACGGTGCTGGGGCTCGTGCATTCTCTGTGGAAACCGGTGCCGGGCAAGTTCAAGGATTACATATCCATGCCCAAGGCCAACATGTACCAGAGTCTGCACTCAACGGTCATCGGCCCCGAGGGCGAGCGCATCGAGATCCAGATTCGTACGGAAGAAATGCACCAACTGGCCGAGAACGGCGTGGCCGCGCACTGGTCCTACAAGGAGCATGGCAGCAAAAAGGCCCAGGAAGCCGACCGTTTCAGCTGGCTGCGCCAGATTTTGGACTGGCAGGGGGATCTGAAGGATTCCAGGGATTTCATGTCGACGCTCAGTCTCGACCTGTTCCAGGACGAGGTCTACGTCTTCACGCCGCGCGGCCAGGTCAAGGAGTTGCCCGAAGGTGGGACGCCTGTTGATTTTGCCTATCTGATCCATACCGAGGTCGGGAACCACTGTGCCGGGGCCAAGGTCAACGGCCGCATCGTCCCGCTCAACACGCCGCTCAAGAATGGCGACACGGTGGAGATCATCACCGACGCTTCCCGCAACCCCAGCCGCGACTGGCTGCAGTTCGTCAAGTCCGGCAAGGCCAGATCACGCATCAAGCACTGGATCGGCACCGAGGAGCGGGCGCGTAGCCTGTCGCTGGCCAAGGAACTCCTCGAAAAGGAAGGCCGGCGCATGGGTATCAATGTGGCCAAGGCCATCAAGAACGGCGATTTCGATCCTGTGGTCAAGGAGTTCTCTTTCCGCCAGCTTGACGATCTTTTTTCCGCCGTGGGTCATGGCCGCATCACTGCCCGGCAGGTGCTCAGAAAACTCCTGCCCAAAGAGGAGCAAAAACCCGAGGAACGCAAGACCACCGGTCCGGGCGCGCCCCAGACCAAGCCCCAGGATCCTGATTCCATTAGCATTCAGGGCGTGGACGGGGTGCTCATCCGTTATGCCCAGTGCTGCAATCCGTTGCCCGGAGATCCCATCGTGGGCTATATAAGTCGGGGCCTCGGCGTGACTGTTCACACCCAGGATTGTCCGAATGTCGCCAACATGGAGCCCGAACGCCTGCTCGACGTAAGTTGGGGCGGTCAGGAGGAAACCAAGCCTCTGCCGGCCAAGATCAAGGTCCTCTGCAAGAACCAGCGCGGCGTTCTGGGCCTGGTCAGCGGCCTGCTGGCCAAGGAGGGGATCAACATCGATTCCGGAAAGTTCACCTCTGCCGTGGACGGGATGTCGGAGCTTGATTTCGTCATCGAAGTCAAGACCACGACCCAGCTCTACGCCATCATCGAAAAATTGCGGAATCTTGAGGCTGTGCAGGAAGTGACGCGGTCTTCGGCGGGATGA
- the alr gene encoding alanine racemase, whose product MSIWYNHVRTRIRLKALVDNYRLIRTLATNPAPVIKSDAYGHGLPEAAVALFAAGARTMAAGTVGEAAVLKDTVPQAEVISLLGPLDAADYACVCERDIVAFVGSTEQLLLLEEAARLAGTTVRVALKFDTGMARLGFTVDEAAGVADTLDGLEHVRATMACSHLATADDPGQAEYAQEQGGRFARILETLHARGLDVRASLANSGAIFGHPALHHDLQRPGIALYGANPFHGTPWEAKGHGLQAAMQVSSRLVQIRTIPAGQSVSYGRTFTAPAEMRIGIVAVGYADNYSRGLSAKARMLIHGRRVPVLGRVCMQLTAVDLSHVPEAAAGDEIFLLGGAGPAAISAEELAGWWGTITYEVFCLLGQNPREYVD is encoded by the coding sequence ATGAGCATCTGGTACAATCATGTGCGTACGCGCATTCGCTTAAAAGCGTTGGTCGATAATTACAGGTTGATCCGCACCCTGGCCACGAACCCGGCGCCGGTCATCAAGTCCGATGCCTATGGGCATGGGCTGCCCGAAGCGGCCGTGGCCCTTTTTGCGGCCGGGGCCCGAACCATGGCCGCAGGAACAGTCGGTGAAGCCGCCGTCTTGAAGGACACCGTGCCGCAGGCCGAGGTCATTTCCCTGCTCGGTCCTCTGGATGCGGCCGATTATGCGTGCGTGTGCGAGCGCGATATTGTCGCTTTTGTCGGCAGCACCGAACAGCTGCTGCTCCTGGAAGAGGCCGCAAGGCTTGCCGGGACAACGGTCCGGGTTGCGCTCAAGTTCGATACGGGCATGGCCCGTTTGGGCTTTACAGTGGACGAGGCCGCCGGCGTGGCGGACACCCTTGACGGACTTGAGCATGTCCGGGCGACCATGGCCTGTTCCCATTTGGCCACGGCCGACGATCCGGGGCAGGCCGAATATGCGCAGGAACAGGGTGGGCGATTCGCGCGCATCCTGGAGACGCTCCATGCCCGGGGGCTGGATGTGCGGGCCAGCCTGGCCAACTCCGGCGCCATCTTCGGGCACCCCGCGCTGCATCACGACCTGCAGCGTCCGGGTATTGCCCTTTACGGCGCAAATCCCTTCCATGGCACGCCTTGGGAGGCAAAGGGGCATGGGTTGCAAGCGGCCATGCAGGTTTCGAGCAGGCTGGTGCAGATCCGGACCATACCGGCCGGTCAGAGCGTAAGCTACGGGCGAACGTTCACCGCTCCTGCCGAAATGCGTATCGGCATCGTCGCTGTTGGTTATGCGGACAACTATTCGCGCGGGCTCTCGGCCAAGGCGCGGATGCTCATCCATGGCAGGCGGGTTCCGGTGCTGGGGCGGGTCTGCATGCAGCTTACGGCCGTGGATTTAAGCCATGTGCCGGAGGCGGCGGCGGGCGACGAGATTTTCTTGCTTGGCGGCGCGGGGCCCGCTGCCATTTCTGCCGAAGAGCTCGCCGGGTGGTGGGGGACGATCACCTACGAGGTGTTTTGTCTGCTGGGTCAGAATCCGCGTGAGTACGTGGACTAG
- a CDS encoding NlpC/P60 family protein, whose product MDFPQGGQGPRNEFLALPGFALLLFIFCTLGGCSPKHVDSSFCPPAVTQKPVAQSEARQNDGAEPGRHREFDYSILFSRDNDYFSTSAPEYAADFSSLTTSDEIEPVPAIGDIVLAQYEDWRGVRYRLGGTDYRGVDCSALVQAIFKDAFEMELPRTSAEQAKLGEAVPRDEIQPGDLLYFIDRGRRHVGVAVNENEFLHASRKKGVTLSKFDKYWTPRLKRVRRILDSDEQLVIRPSGG is encoded by the coding sequence ATGGATTTTCCGCAAGGTGGGCAAGGCCCCCGCAATGAGTTTTTGGCTTTGCCCGGATTTGCGCTCCTTCTCTTTATTTTTTGCACCCTGGGTGGCTGTTCGCCCAAGCACGTGGACTCATCCTTCTGTCCCCCGGCTGTCACGCAAAAGCCCGTTGCCCAATCGGAAGCGCGTCAGAATGATGGCGCTGAGCCTGGTCGGCATCGCGAATTCGATTATTCAATCCTCTTTTCCCGTGATAACGATTATTTCTCCACCTCGGCCCCGGAATATGCCGCCGACTTTTCTTCCCTGACAACGTCCGATGAAATCGAGCCGGTTCCCGCCATCGGGGACATTGTTCTTGCGCAGTACGAAGATTGGCGTGGAGTGCGCTATCGTTTAGGTGGCACGGACTATCGCGGCGTGGATTGCTCGGCGCTGGTGCAGGCCATTTTCAAGGACGCCTTTGAAATGGAATTGCCCCGCACATCCGCGGAACAGGCCAAATTGGGCGAGGCCGTGCCTCGTGACGAAATCCAGCCGGGCGATCTGTTGTACTTCATTGATCGCGGCCGCAGGCATGTGGGCGTGGCCGTGAACGAGAACGAATTTTTGCACGCTTCGCGCAAGAAAGGCGTGACTCTGTCCAAGTTCGACAAATACTGGACCCCGCGTTTGAAGCGCGTCCGTCGCATTCTGGATAGCGATGAGCAGCTTGTGATTCGCCCCAGCGGCGGCTGA
- the metC gene encoding cystathionine beta-lyase, translating into MHPSTRLIHAAGTQAPHARTISPAISRGSTVLFDSHADFIKAGRGEYDGITYGTDRLPQQRILEEALRVLENAALTRVYPSGISAISETLLAFVRAGDEILVCDNAYGPTIRFCTEVLGKLGVQSRIIPPDTGADITDHLRPQTRLIFLESPGSLSFEIQDIPAITTIARQQGIVTILDNTWATPLYLNPFELGVDVSIQSVTKYISGHSDVLMGSVSTNEAHAETLAKAYAGREIYASPEDCQLTLRGLKTLPLRMKEHQASALIVAQALGDHPLIERVLHPALPSHPQHALWRRDFTGSSGLFAFTLKKEYPDSALGRFVDSLELFGIGYSWGGFMSLVTTGRPKRKFAGPLSGKTLVRLNIGLEDPADLLADLNKGLAHLENN; encoded by the coding sequence ATGCATCCATCCACCAGGCTCATCCATGCCGCAGGCACACAGGCCCCCCACGCTCGAACCATAAGCCCGGCGATTTCCAGAGGGTCGACAGTGCTCTTTGACAGTCACGCCGACTTCATCAAAGCCGGCCGGGGCGAATACGACGGGATAACATACGGCACCGACCGCCTGCCCCAGCAACGCATCCTCGAAGAAGCGCTGCGCGTGCTGGAAAACGCGGCCCTGACCCGCGTTTATCCATCGGGAATCAGCGCCATCAGCGAAACCCTTCTGGCCTTTGTCCGGGCCGGAGACGAAATCCTGGTCTGCGACAACGCCTACGGGCCGACCATCCGGTTCTGCACCGAGGTCCTTGGCAAACTGGGCGTGCAAAGCCGGATCATCCCACCCGACACAGGGGCGGACATCACAGACCACCTGCGCCCGCAAACCCGCCTGATTTTTCTCGAATCACCGGGTTCTTTAAGTTTTGAAATTCAGGATATTCCGGCCATCACCACGATCGCGCGTCAGCAGGGCATCGTCACCATCCTGGACAACACCTGGGCCACCCCGCTTTACTTGAACCCCTTTGAACTGGGCGTGGACGTATCCATCCAGTCCGTGACCAAGTATATTTCGGGACACTCGGACGTGCTCATGGGCTCAGTTTCGACCAATGAAGCCCACGCCGAAACCCTGGCCAAGGCCTATGCCGGGCGGGAAATCTACGCATCTCCCGAAGACTGTCAGCTGACCCTGCGCGGCCTCAAGACCCTGCCCCTGCGCATGAAAGAGCACCAGGCCTCGGCCCTGATCGTGGCCCAGGCGCTAGGCGATCATCCGCTGATAGAACGGGTGCTGCACCCGGCGCTGCCCTCACACCCGCAGCACGCGCTCTGGAGACGCGATTTCACGGGCTCTTCGGGACTCTTCGCCTTTACCCTCAAAAAGGAATACCCGGACAGCGCCCTGGGACGTTTTGTGGACAGCCTCGAACTTTTCGGCATCGGCTACAGCTGGGGCGGATTCATGAGCCTCGTGACCACGGGCAGGCCCAAACGCAAATTTGCCGGACCGCTGTCCGGAAAAACCCTGGTCCGGCTGAACATCGGCCTGGAGGATCCAGCCGACTTGCTGGCGGATCTGAACAAGGGGCTTGCGCACCTGGAAAACAACTGA
- a CDS encoding DUF2784 domain-containing protein codes for MAHLLAANAVLLLHLLFICLVMLGGLIVLRKPWFAVVHVPAAGWGTLVEAFGWYCPLTDLENALLRRAGEDGYAGGFVAHYLLAVIYPDGLTRETQIVLAGLVVLINAVVYGLVLKRRSGRKRRG; via the coding sequence ATGGCCCACCTTCTTGCCGCCAACGCGGTTCTCCTGCTGCACCTCTTGTTCATCTGCCTGGTCATGCTCGGCGGCCTCATCGTACTGCGCAAGCCTTGGTTTGCCGTGGTCCATGTTCCGGCGGCGGGCTGGGGCACGCTGGTCGAAGCCTTTGGCTGGTACTGTCCGCTGACTGATCTGGAGAATGCCCTGCTGCGCCGGGCGGGAGAGGACGGATATGCAGGAGGGTTCGTTGCGCACTATCTGCTGGCCGTAATTTATCCTGACGGATTGACCCGCGAAACGCAGATAGTGCTGGCGGGTCTGGTCGTGCTGATCAACGCTGTGGTGTACGGATTGGTCTTGAAGAGAAGATCGGGGCGCAAGCGGAGGGGATGA